A stretch of DNA from Gammaproteobacteria bacterium:
AGGCAGGCCGCCCTCTCCCCACCACCCGCTCCGCGGGCGGTCCTCCCCTCTCCCACGTCGTGGGCGAGGGGCAGCGGACTCGCTGCGCGAGATTCACGTTAAACGGCGAAGGGTCTCGCGCAGAAACTCGAAGAAATATTGGCGCTCGGTCGAAAACGCTTGGTGGCAGCCGCGTCACTCACCCCTGAACAAAATCAGAGCAGGCTTGCCGTGCGGCCCTGCTTCACCAGAAGTTTCACCGCCTGCTTGTCGAATGACAGAAAGGTTTCACCGCCCAACCAATGGCCCTCGTGAGCGATGATGCCGTCGGCGAAGTCGCCCCCCGCTTCCAACATCGCCAATCCGGCTTCGACGGCCAGTCGATCGACCTCCACATTCCTCGCGCTCGTCAGCTTGCGGATCGTCTCCACGATGTCCTGTCGGGCGACGCCGTAGCTGCGATTGAGCACCCACACCAGTTCGCAGAGCGCATGTGCGCCAATCGCGACAATCTCTGCATTTTCGAGCGCCATAACCGCTGCTTTCGCCTGGCGATCGTCGTCGCCGACAACGAAGCGAACCAGGACATTGGTGTCGACGACGATCTTCATCAACCGTTTACGCCAGCCTGCGCAATGGCCTCGCCGATCTCCTCGATCGTAAGCTTTCGCCCATTGGTCCGACCACGCAGGCAAGCCGCCACGTCGCGAATCGAGCCCAAGGGCTGTGCCACCTTCAGCATCGCCACACCACCCGGCAGAAGCGACAACTCAATCTTCTCGCCAGGCTTGATGCCCAAATGCCGAAGCACGTCCTTGCGGAACGTGACCTGTCCTCTAGCGGTTACCGTGAGCGTAGTCATAGATGGACCCTTTCTGATTGCGGCCCTCAAGTGTAAGGCATTTATGCATTACATCAACCGACTTCGTCGGAGAGCTGAAGGATCAAGGCAGGAGTCCAAAGGACCTTCGACACTTCAATATCCTTTAGTGCATTTAACTTTGCGCCTTCGCGCGAGAGATAAGTACATTCGAAAAGCACTAAAACTCCACCACCACCCCGGCGATCGTCGCCGTCAACAAGGTCACGACTGCGCCGCCGAAGACCGCTCGCAGGCCCAGTCGTGCCACGTCGTGGCGGCGTTCCGGAGCGATGCCGCCGAGCCCGCCGATCTGGATCGCGATCGACGAAAAATTGGCGAAACCGCACAGTGCGTAGGTGGAGATCAGGCGGCTGCGCTCCTGCAAGGCACCAAGATTGTCCGACAGATCTAGGTAGGCCACGAATTCGTTGACCACGATCTTTTCGCCGATGAAGCGCCCGACCAGGCCGGCAT
This window harbors:
- a CDS encoding AbrB/MazE/SpoVT family DNA-binding domain-containing protein, producing the protein MTTLTVTARGQVTFRKDVLRHLGIKPGEKIELSLLPGGVAMLKVAQPLGSIRDVAACLRGRTNGRKLTIEEIGEAIAQAGVNG
- a CDS encoding type II toxin-antitoxin system VapC family toxin is translated as MKIVVDTNVLVRFVVGDDDRQAKAAVMALENAEIVAIGAHALCELVWVLNRSYGVARQDIVETIRKLTSARNVEVDRLAVEAGLAMLEAGGDFADGIIAHEGHWLGGETFLSFDKQAVKLLVKQGRTASLL